TGGAAACGGGCGCATGTCGCGGCTTCTGGTCGCCTCGATTGCCGGACACGGCGCGCATGACCAGTCCGAGGCACTTGCAGTTGCCATTGCGTTGACACTGAATCGCGTCGCCATGACGCGCCATTTCGATGCAGTGCGCGACGGTGACATTCAAATCTACCTTGATCTGTGGCACAGGCTCGCAGCATGGGCTGCGGGATTCGTCGGTATCGCCGTCCAGCACGAGCAACGACTGCAAAGTGAACTGATGACGGTGGTCGGCCCCGGCGCCGGGCAACTGCTGACTCATCTGTGCAGCGCTGCCGCAATCCATCTGCATTCAATCGGGAAGCGCCTCAACTGGTCGAGTAAGATTTTGGCGTGTCGCGAGCAGCAGCTTCGGTCAGCGGGGTGGATTACCGGGGCGTCGAATGAGCTTACCTGTCCTCCCATAAATCGGACCAGGGTCGATCTCATGAACTCGCTCCGTACGGATACCGCTCGGATTCTCGCTTCGCAAAGCTAGTGTGGTGTTCCATTAATACGCTTAACTAATTGCGCGCCCCAGCCGACCGACACTCGCGATGATCTGGTCGGCAGTGCGTCGCCAAGTGAACGGCTTTGGATCTTGGTTGTGTTGGTGCAGGTATTCGCGAATGGATCGTTCGAGGTCGGCGACGCTCACGTGTGCGCCACGCTTGAGCCAGCGCGTGGTCAACGTGGAGAAGAAGCGCTCCACGAGGTTGAGCCATGAAGCCGATGTCGGGGTGAAGTG
This genomic stretch from Tahibacter amnicola harbors:
- a CDS encoding Fic family protein; translated protein: MRALDLLRAHGWTTDSLCRAHAILLGNDRCVPSRFRDSIAWVDGASPSLAKLIPPPTSALHELMHDLLTFTGSSSPTWFRQAIAYYQFLHIHPFSDGNGRMSRLLVASIAGHGAHDQSEALAVAIALTLNRVAMTRHFDAVRDGDIQIYLDLWHRLAAWAAGFVGIAVQHEQRLQSELMTVVGPGAGQLLTHLCSAAAIHLHSIGKRLNWSSKILACREQQLRSAGWITGASNELTCPPINRTRVDLMNSLRTDTARILASQS